The Daucus carota subsp. sativus chromosome 2, DH1 v3.0, whole genome shotgun sequence genome includes a window with the following:
- the LOC108207304 gene encoding protein MAIN-LIKE 2-like, translating into MGEVALTPQDVDILLGLPIDGHALISDCTLGPGMSWIGLVASIFGHALAPTRFNGYRLQLRFFSSITPGRLSDVASAEEVLLHTRCYLVHIIGGVLFTDHFGGSIHPMYLLFLRDLDMYGDYAWGAAVLAFLYREPCKGCNTDKEEVVGCLLLLQLWAWERLPTLAPIRLNVPLHDSRLWDGQLASPYGAW; encoded by the coding sequence ATGGGAGAGGTGGCACTTACACCCCAGGATGTTGATATTCTTCTAGGCCTTCCTATAGATGGTCATGCACTTATATCCGATTGCACTCTCGGGCCTGGCATGTCTTGGATTGGTTTGGTTGCATCCATATTTGGACATGCTCTTGCACCTACTCGCTTTAATGGCTATAGGCTTCAGTTGAGATTCTTCTCATCTATTACTCCAGGGAGGTTATCAGATGTTGCCTCAGCGGAGGAAGTCCTTTTGCACACCAGATGTTATTTGGTACATATTATTGGTGGTGTGTTATTTACAGATCATTTTGGAGGTTCTATTCATCCTATGTACTTGTTGTTTCTTCGTGATCTGGATATGTATGGTGATTATGCTTGGGGTGCAGCCGTACTTGCATTCTTATATAGGGAGCCGTGCAAGGGTTGCAACACAGACAAAGAAGAGGTTGTTGGGTGTTTGTTATTACTTCAGTTATGGGCATGGGAGAGATTGCCTACTCTTGCTCCCATTCGTCTGAATGTGCCTTTACATGATTCTCGTTTGTGGGATGGGCAGCTTGCTAGTCCATATGGAGCCTGGTAA
- the LOC108207305 gene encoding cytochrome P450 CYP749A22: MDVLKFASAVFVVSSLSVSIWLLNKLWLTPIRKQRFLRQQGIKGNSYKFLHGNTKDILSMRRQSMAIPMDCLSHNLFPKLQPHFYSWLKIYGKNFLTWYGPRPELFVTEVEYIKEIMNKVQDYPKIEMSTGFVKVLLGDGLVTAKGKKWAKQRKLANQVFHADSLKRMIPDMIASVEMMLDRWRQHEGREIEVFEEFKFLSSEIISRTAFGSSFVEGRDIFDMLSEMAIIITRNSYRVRLPGLSWFSKSKDDIRSEKLEQDIYDSIVRIMDKRKKECGMHGEVGSFGTDLLGSLMKAMIDSDQDKRITIQDVVDECKTFYVAGQETTSTLLSWAVFLLGSHTDWQEKARQEVFNLFGKEHPHSDGIARLKIVNMVINETLRLYPPVIEFTRQVKEGTKLGNYILPANIHVVLSTLALHHDTNIWGEDAHQFKPDRFSQGVANATKNNPAVYIPFGLGPRSCVGLNFATNETKIALVMILQRYTFTLSPTYIHSPVQILTTRPQHGVQVMLRPL, from the exons ATGGATGTTCTGAAATTTGCATCAGCTGTCTTTGTTGTCAGCTCTCTTTCTGTTTCTATTTGGCTTCTGAATAAGTTATGGTTAACTCCGATTCGTAAGCAGAGGTTCCTTAGACAGCAAGGAATCAAGGGTAATTCTTACAAGTTTCTTCATGGCAATACCAAGGATATTCTGTCTATGAGAAGACAATCTATGGCTATACCTATGGATTGCTTGTCACACAATTTATTTCCAAAACTTCAGCCTCACTTTTACTCCTGGCTTAAAATTTACG GGAAGAACTTTCTGACCTGGTATGGTCCTAGACCGGAGCTGTTTGTTACTGAAGTAGAGTATATCAAAGAAATCATGAACAAAGTACAAGATTATCCGAAGATAGAAATGAGTACAGGGTTTGTAAAGGTTTTATTAGGAGATGGACTTGTGACAGCAAAGGGGAAAAAGTGGGCGAAGCAGAGGAAGCTTGCTAATCAGGTCTTTCATGCTGACAGCTTGAAG agaatgattccagacaTGATTGCAAGTGTTGAGATGATGCTAGATAGATGGAGACAACATGAAGGAAGAGAGATTGAAGTTTTTGAAGAGTTTAAGTTCTTGTCATCTGAAATTATTTCTAGGACTGCTTTTGGGAGCAGTTTTGTGGAAGGAAGGGATATTTTCGACATGTTATCAGAGATGGCCATCATAATCACCAGAAATAGTTACAGAGTTAGGCTCCCTGGTCTTAG TTGGTTTTCTAAAAGTAAGGACGATATTAGATCAGAAAAACTTGAGCAGGATATATATGATTCTATAGTGAGGATTATGgataaaagaaagaaagaatgtGGTATGCATGGAGAAGTAGGGAGTTTCGGGACTGACCTTCTTGGCTCACTTATGAAGGCAATGATTGATTCCGACCAGGACAAAAGAATCACTATACaggatgtagttgatgaatgcAAGACCTTTTACGTTGCAGGACAAGAAACGACATCAACCTTGCTTTCCTGGGCTGTGTTTCTTCTTGGTAGTCATACAGATTGGCAAGAAAAAGCAAGACAAGAAGTTTTCAACTTGTTTGGCAAGGAGCATCCACATTCGGATGGCATTGCAAGGCTTAAAATA GTGAACATGGTCATCAATGAAACACTCAGGCTCTACCCTCCTGTCATTGAATTTACACGACAAGTCAAAGAGGGAACGAAGTTGGGAAATTATATACTTCCAGCCAATATCCATGTTGTTCTTTCAACGCTGGCACTACATCATGACACAAATATATGGGGAGAGGACGCACATCAATTCAAGCCCGACAGATTTTCCCAAGGGGTTGCAAACGCTACAAAAAATAATCCAGCAGTGTATATCCCCTTTGGCCTAGGGCCACGAAGTTGTGTAGGTTTGAACTTTGCCacaaatgaaacaaaaattGCACTTGTGATGATATTGCAGCGCTACACCTTTACTCTGTCTCCTACCTATATACACTCACCAGTACAAATCTTGACTACTCGTCCACAGCATGGAGTACAGGTAATGCTTCGACCTCTCTGA
- the LOC108206487 gene encoding auxin-responsive protein SAUR20-like → MGIRMPRIPHVKKIFQGSSFATTAVSDVPKGCLAVYVGESQRKRFVVPISYLAEPAFQDLLCQAEEEFGFDHPEGGLTIPCREDVFRDLASSLRRKS, encoded by the coding sequence ATGGGTATCCGCATGCCTCGTATTCCTCATGTCAAGAAAATCTTTCAGGGGTCTTCTTTTGCAACTACAGCAGTTTCAGACGTCCCAAAGGGCTGCTTGGCAGTTTATGTTGGGGAGAGCCAAAGAAAAAGATTTGTTGTTCCAATTTCATACTTGGCTGAGCCTGCCTTCCAGGACTTGCTATGTCAAGCTGAGGAGGAATTTGGTTTTGATCATCCAGAGGGGGGTCTTACAATTCCCTGCAGAGAAGATGTGTTTAGAGATCTCGCCTCAAGCTTGAGAAGAAAATCATAG
- the LOC108206488 gene encoding auxin-responsive protein SAUR20-like, whose product MGIRMPRIPHVKKIFQGSSFATTAVSDVPKGCLAVYVGESQRKRFVVPISFLAEPAFQDLLCQAEEEFGFDHPEGGLTIPCREDVFTDLASSLRRKS is encoded by the coding sequence ATGGGTATCCGCATGCCTCGTATTCCTCATGTCAAGAAAATCTTTCAGGGGTCTTCTTTCGCAACTACAGCAGTTTCAGACGTCCCAAAGGGCTGTTTGGCAGTTTATGTTGGGGAGAGCCAAAGAAAAAGATTTGTTGTTCCAATTTCATTCTTGGCTGAGCCTGCCTTCCAGGACTTGCTATGTCAAGCTGAGGAAGAATTCGGTTTTGATCATCCAGAGGGGGGTCTTACAATTCCCTGCAGAGAAGATGTATTTACAGATCTCGCCTCAAGCTTGAGAAGAAAATCATAG
- the LOC108206365 gene encoding auxin-responsive protein SAUR21-like has product MGIHVPRITSLKQILNRQFSSTNLDRSTNVPKGCMAVYVGEDQRRRFVVPISYLNEPTFQDLLSQAEEEFGFSHPEGGLTIPCNEDTFIDMLNRL; this is encoded by the coding sequence ATGGGTATTCATGTTCCTCGTATCACTAGTCTCAAGCAAATTCTCAACCGCCAATTCTCCTCAACAAATCTTGATCGTAGTACAAATGTCCCGAAGGGATGCATGGCAGTTTATGTCGGGGAGGACCAAAGAAGAAGATTTGTAGTTCCGATCTCTTACTTAAACGAGCCTACTTTCCAAGACCTGTTaagtcaagcagaggaagaattTGGGTTTAGTCATCCAGAAGGCGGCCTCACAATTCCATGCAACGAAGACACCTTCATTGATATGTTGAACAGATTATga